GGCCACAATGAAATTCTGCGCCTTCGCGGAGTGGCTCAGACGGCGTTGGGGCCGAAATTCGACCTCGCCAGCTTCAACGACACATTGGTCAAGACGGGTGGTGTGCCATTGGCGCTCCTGCCTACTGCAGTCGATGCTTATATAAAATCGGCCAAATCGGCAGGCCCGAACGCATAGGGCAGAAGATCGGACAGGCGGTGCGTTTCCATAATGGACGCATCGCCTGAGCTGCAGTGGATCACGATGTCGCGCCCTCCGAGTTGCGCGGATTCGTTCAGCATCTGGCGGCAGCGACCGCAGGGGCGAACGACCGCTATTCCGTTCGGCACTCCCCCGATTACGGCAATCTCGACAACATTGCGCAGTTGCCCGTCGCAATTGGCCTTCGCCAGCGCGACCGTTTCCGCGCACAGTGATAGGCCATAGCTGGCGTTTTCGAAGTTCGTGCCCGTGACAACGCTGCCGTCGCTGAGCAAAAGGGCGGCGCCAACCGCGAATTTCGAATAGGGAGCATACGCATGAAATGCTGCTTCGCGTGCTGCGGTGATGAGTTGAGCAGGCGTCATATTATCCCTTGATGTGCAGCACGCAGATCAGCGTGAAAAGGCGGCGTGCGGTATCGAAATCGACCTCGATCTTGTTCTGCAACTTTTCTACCAGCATCTCCGACGCTTCATTGTGAATGCCGCGCCGCGCCATGTCGATCGTTTCTATCTGAGCGGGTGATGATGCTTTTACCGCCTGAAAATAGCTGTCGCAAATCGCGAAATAGTCGCGGATAGGGCGACGAAATCTTGCCATTCCAAGGATCAACGCTTCCAACGGCGCGCCGTCTTCGCGCGCGATTTCTAGGCCGAGCCGACCTTCCTCGACCGACAATTTCAACCGATAGGGACCGGCATACCCATCGGGATGCTGGCGTAGGGGCC
This genomic stretch from Sphingomonas paeninsulae harbors:
- a CDS encoding cytidine deaminase produces the protein MTPAQLITAAREAAFHAYAPYSKFAVGAALLLSDGSVVTGTNFENASYGLSLCAETVALAKANCDGQLRNVVEIAVIGGVPNGIAVVRPCGRCRQMLNESAQLGGRDIVIHCSSGDASIMETHRLSDLLPYAFGPADLADFI
- a CDS encoding UPF0262 family protein, which codes for MADPRIIDIQLDERTIAWRSLDIEQERRIAIFDLLEGNVFRPLRQHPDGYAGPYRLKLSVEEGRLGLEIAREDGAPLEALILGMARFRRPIRDYFAICDSYFQAVKASSPAQIETIDMARRGIHNEASEMLVEKLQNKIEVDFDTARRLFTLICVLHIKG